A single genomic interval of Deltaproteobacteria bacterium harbors:
- a CDS encoding Gldg family protein: MTGPNTTRRAAGGLGLTGLYLAGMVLIYVAERILFESTSVRLGLVGLGLLGIAAAIGGRVLRAKNLGPMAVPVERRLLTCYLVGLLALALYAAQADFVLERLRPLFTEAKSAERYGVILGALWPVLWICSAMPLVFIEISYAPMDPTRTVELKNIQRSTRSALILAMTICTAFALNYVVAEYNKKVDLSYFKTTHPSESTRKMLKNLSAPFRAVLFFPSSNEVREQARAYFEGLKAESSHFKLELTDHALDPGLAKELSVSDNGIVVLARGKQTHQINLGTTINQAKGKLKKLDSEFQTAFLKLATQQKVAYLTVGHEELTRDPRDDVQGSSIRDLRMVLEKLNYDLKDLGIGQGLASEIPKDATMVIIAGPRKEFLPAEVSALKNYLRGGGRVLFFLDPEGGWNGASLLNPFGLKFQPVRLSNDRYHARLTYTPADRHFVFSTAFSAHPSVSTLSRNAPRMASVFLGAGYLEEQPPTETNKTQVQFTVHSMPFTWDDLDNNHEYDAKTEKRKVYELAAAVTMKPVVPAPKKGAPEEHEMRLVVVADADVISDKVFRNPGNGYLLVDAMKWLGGEERFIGETTSEEDVRITHTRKEDQAWFYLTIFGMPALVLGCGIYYTRRRRKQ, encoded by the coding sequence ATGACCGGGCCCAACACGACCCGCCGGGCCGCAGGAGGCCTCGGACTCACGGGGCTCTACCTCGCCGGCATGGTGCTCATCTACGTAGCCGAGCGCATCCTCTTCGAGTCCACGAGCGTCCGGCTGGGCCTCGTGGGCCTCGGGCTCCTCGGCATCGCCGCGGCGATCGGGGGCCGAGTGCTGCGGGCGAAGAACCTCGGACCGATGGCGGTCCCCGTCGAGCGCCGGCTGCTCACCTGCTACCTGGTCGGCCTCCTCGCCCTCGCGCTCTACGCGGCCCAGGCCGACTTCGTCCTCGAGCGGCTCCGCCCCCTCTTCACCGAGGCCAAGAGCGCCGAGCGCTACGGGGTGATCCTCGGCGCCCTGTGGCCGGTGCTCTGGATCTGCTCCGCCATGCCGCTCGTCTTCATCGAGATCTCGTACGCGCCGATGGACCCCACGCGCACCGTCGAGCTGAAGAACATCCAGCGCTCGACGCGCAGCGCGCTGATCCTCGCCATGACCATCTGCACCGCCTTCGCCTTGAACTACGTCGTCGCCGAGTACAATAAGAAGGTCGACCTCTCGTACTTCAAGACCACGCACCCCTCCGAATCGACGCGGAAGATGCTGAAGAACCTCTCGGCACCATTTCGCGCCGTGCTCTTCTTCCCGAGCTCGAACGAGGTGCGGGAGCAGGCGCGCGCGTACTTCGAGGGCCTCAAGGCCGAGTCGAGCCATTTCAAGCTGGAGCTGACCGACCACGCGCTAGACCCGGGGCTGGCCAAGGAGCTCTCCGTCTCGGACAACGGCATCGTGGTGCTGGCGCGCGGCAAGCAGACGCATCAGATCAACCTCGGCACCACGATCAACCAGGCCAAGGGGAAGCTGAAGAAGCTCGACAGCGAGTTCCAGACCGCCTTCCTCAAGCTCGCCACGCAGCAGAAGGTGGCCTACCTCACCGTGGGGCACGAGGAGCTGACGCGCGATCCGCGGGACGACGTGCAGGGCTCGTCGATCCGCGACCTCCGCATGGTCCTCGAGAAGCTGAACTACGATCTGAAGGATCTCGGCATCGGTCAGGGGCTCGCCTCCGAGATACCGAAGGACGCCACGATGGTGATCATCGCCGGGCCGCGAAAGGAGTTCCTCCCGGCCGAGGTCAGCGCTCTGAAGAACTACCTCCGCGGCGGTGGGCGCGTGCTCTTCTTCCTCGACCCGGAAGGGGGATGGAACGGCGCCTCGCTGCTCAACCCCTTCGGGCTCAAGTTCCAGCCCGTGCGCCTGAGCAACGACCGCTACCACGCGCGTCTCACGTACACCCCGGCGGACCGGCACTTCGTCTTCTCGACGGCGTTCTCGGCCCACCCCAGCGTCAGCACGCTGAGCCGCAACGCGCCGCGCATGGCGTCGGTCTTCCTCGGGGCAGGCTATCTGGAGGAGCAGCCGCCGACGGAGACCAACAAGACTCAGGTCCAGTTCACGGTGCACTCCATGCCCTTCACCTGGGACGACCTGGACAACAACCACGAGTACGACGCCAAGACGGAGAAGCGGAAGGTCTACGAGCTGGCCGCGGCCGTGACCATGAAACCCGTCGTTCCGGCCCCCAAGAAGGGGGCGCCGGAGGAGCACGAGATGCGCCTCGTGGTCGTCGCGGATGCCGACGTCATCAGCGACAAGGTCTTCCGCAACCCCGGCAACGGCTACCTGCTCGTCGACGCGATGAAGTGGCTCGGGGGTGAGGAGCGGTTCATCGGGGAGACGACCTCCGAGGAGGACGTCCGGATCACGCACACGCGCAAGGAAGACCAGGCCTGGTTCTACCTCACGATCTTCGGCATGCCGGCGCTCGTCCTGGGGTGCGGCATCTACTACACCCGCCGCCGGAGGAAGCAGTGA
- a CDS encoding DUF4340 domain-containing protein — protein sequence MKHPAFAHGVVLAAGLSAAYVVYTRDPVREGLEEEIPLVNVRHLDQLLFEEPERKVEISRKKDSTGVYYWIKMETWEVPPPPAALAPPGVRSAPRPGPGTVNPNDPHAHEHGPGDAHGHGPKAAPPAKALPPTKAPPAKVLAPAKAPSKAPSKEGARLKQDPKAGPEKAPAPGMRVAQAAPGAPGAPGAPGGPGAPGGAVPPPVVKAAPKVRKLREFKGDGNAEMLMNDLARLTALRSLGVVSEERLKTFELKESKSRLVFVSGGERREFKVGGKTYGNMDFYVQDLRDGRVYVIRPRQLQDLQYAEFRMQERALHSFGLQDVDRVTLSAGGKKRTLEQQGRRDQSSSTWFPEGMPDKKKELFRNWVNRLSRLRSLEFLPPGEKPDGLADVMTVEWALGSRKLGTLQLFKRIAPPSKVVPGSEDAVGDYYALTEFSRTVVKLSRPLGEEVARDIEAVLRE from the coding sequence ATGAAGCACCCCGCATTCGCTCACGGTGTGGTTCTCGCAGCGGGGCTCTCCGCGGCCTACGTCGTCTACACGCGCGACCCGGTGCGCGAGGGTCTGGAAGAGGAGATCCCGCTCGTCAACGTACGGCACCTGGACCAGCTCCTCTTCGAGGAGCCGGAGCGCAAGGTGGAGATCTCGCGGAAGAAGGACTCCACGGGCGTCTACTACTGGATCAAGATGGAGACCTGGGAGGTGCCGCCGCCGCCCGCCGCGCTCGCTCCGCCGGGGGTGCGAAGCGCGCCGAGACCCGGCCCGGGGACCGTGAACCCGAACGACCCGCACGCGCACGAGCACGGGCCCGGGGACGCGCACGGTCACGGCCCGAAGGCCGCGCCGCCCGCGAAGGCGCTACCGCCGACGAAGGCACCACCGGCGAAGGTGCTCGCTCCCGCCAAGGCGCCGTCCAAGGCGCCGTCGAAGGAGGGTGCACGGCTGAAGCAGGACCCCAAGGCCGGTCCCGAGAAAGCCCCCGCTCCCGGCATGCGCGTGGCGCAGGCGGCACCCGGAGCACCCGGAGCACCTGGCGCTCCGGGCGGGCCCGGCGCCCCCGGTGGAGCGGTCCCGCCTCCGGTGGTCAAGGCCGCGCCCAAGGTCCGCAAGCTGCGCGAGTTCAAGGGCGACGGCAACGCCGAGATGCTGATGAACGACCTGGCGCGCCTGACCGCGCTGCGCTCCCTCGGCGTGGTGAGCGAGGAGCGCCTCAAGACCTTCGAGCTCAAGGAGAGCAAGTCGCGCCTCGTCTTCGTCTCCGGCGGGGAGCGACGCGAGTTCAAGGTCGGCGGCAAGACCTACGGCAACATGGACTTCTACGTGCAGGACCTGCGCGACGGCAGGGTCTACGTGATTCGCCCCCGTCAGCTGCAGGATCTCCAGTACGCGGAGTTCCGCATGCAGGAGCGCGCCCTGCACAGCTTCGGGCTACAGGACGTGGACCGCGTCACGCTGTCGGCGGGGGGCAAGAAGCGCACGCTCGAACAGCAGGGACGCCGCGATCAGTCGAGCTCGACCTGGTTCCCCGAGGGGATGCCCGACAAGAAGAAGGAACTCTTCCGCAACTGGGTCAACCGGCTCTCGCGCCTCCGCAGCCTCGAATTCCTCCCTCCCGGAGAGAAGCCCGACGGGCTGGCCGACGTAATGACCGTCGAGTGGGCTCTCGGCTCCCGCAAGCTCGGCACGCTGCAGCTCTTCAAGCGCATCGCGCCCCCCTCCAAGGTCGTCCCCGGCTCCGAGGACGCCGTGGGCGACTACTACGCGCTCACCGAGTTCTCGCGCACCGTGGTGAAGCTCAGCCGCCCCCTCGGCGAGGAGGTAGCCCGAGACATCGAGGCGGTGCTCAGGGAGTAG